The genomic window TGGACGCTGCCGCTCCGCTCAAGCTCCGCAACCTGACCACCGGCGTCGGCGGTTCGCTGCGGGAGTCAAAAACGGTGGTGAGCCCGGACGGCAAGACCATCTACACCAGCATGACCAAGCCTTTGGCGAAAGCGGACAGCCGTGAGGTGCTCGCCGCCATCGACGTCGCCACCGGGAACATCAAAGTGCTGCTGGACCATGAAGGCATGAGCTACTTCCCGGGGCCCGTCAGCCCGGACAACCGCACCCTTGTGGTCGAAAGCGAAAGCGACACCACGCCCACGCAGGCGCCGCAGGTGAAGCTGCACTTGCTCAACGTCGCCGGCGGCGAGACCACGGATCTTGAACCGCTGGCCCAGGACTGGGACCGCTGGGCTACCGTGCTCGCCTGGCTCCCCGATGGCAGCGGAGTCCTTGCCAAAGCGGACGACGACGGCGCGTCGCCGGTCTTCCGTGTCGACGTCGCCAACGGTGGGGTCACCCGGGTGACGCGGGACGCTTCCGCCTATTCCGACGTCGTGGTTTCTTCTGATGGGACGACGGCGTATGCCCTGCGGAGCTCGTATGAGTTCCCATCCGAAGCAGTCCGGATAGACCTGGCCACCGGCGAAGTGACCAGGCTGCAAGCCCCGGCCGAACGTCCCGTTTATCGCGGGCACTTGGAGCGCGTGGAAACAACCTCGGAGGATGGAGTGCGCGTGCCCGCCTACCTCGCCCTCCCCGATGGTGCCTCCGCGGACAAGCCCGCGCCGCTCCTGCTGTGGATCCATGGCGGGCCCCTGGGTTCCTGGAACGCCTGGACGTGGCGTTGGAACCCCTGGCTGTTGGTGGCCAAGGGCTACGCCGTGCTCCTGCCGGACCCCGCACTCTCTACCGGCTACGGTCAGGAATTCATCCAGCGCGGCTGGGGCGAGTGGGGCAAGAAACCCTTTACCGACCTCATGGCCATCACCGACGCCGTGGTAGCACGTCCGGACATCGACGAGTCGCGGACTGCCGCCATGGGAGGGTCGTTCGGCGGGTACATGGCCAACTGGGTTGCCGGGCAAACAGACCGCTTCAAGGCAATTGTCACCCACGCCAGCTTGTGGGCACTCGATCAGTTCGGGCCAACTACCGACGCGGCGCAGTACTGGCTAAAGGAAATGACTGCGGAAATGGCCATGGAGAACTCGCCGCACCTCAACGTGGGCAACATCAAGACGCCCATGCTGGTAATCCACGGCGACAAAGACTACAGGGTCCCGATCGGCGAGGGGTTGCGTCTCTGGTACGAGCTCCTGTCCTCCTCGCAGCTGCCCGCCGACGACAACGGCCGGAGTCCGCACCGCTTCCTGTACTTCCCGGACGAAAACCACTGGGTCCTCCAGCCGCAGCACGCCAAGATCTGGTACGGCGTGGTGGAGCACTTCCTGGCCAAGCAGGTGCTGGGCGAGGATGTTGCCTTGCCGGAGGAACTGGGGGTTTAGCTCCGGCGCGAACGCCCGTTGGGCGCCCGCTTCCGTTCACTGCAGTGGCGGTTGCGGGCGTCCGTCGCGAGGTGGTCCTGCTGGGAACTACGGGTACCTGCGACCGCGGTGGGGTACAGGCGAGAGTGTCCCTTGTCGCTCCAGCTGCTTCAGTTGAGCATTCCATGCCGTTGATACCAGGCCGCCGGCTCCTTCGCCCCAACGTTCCAACGACTTTGCCACCAACGCTGATTGGCGTCACGATTCGGCACCTGGATGCACTTGATATGGGTGACGGTCATCGTTGGGAGACGCATGGCCGCCCAGGACGCTACGGATTCGCGGCATTGACTGCGAGCGAACAGTCAGGATCAAGTGCTCAAGGAGAAAGACGTGCCGGGCCCGGCAGCAGCGGCCGACCCCAGCGGAGTGTTGAACCGGCACTTTACGAATTGGTGCGGGAAGTTCAAGATCTTCCGCACCACCGCCGGCTTCGAAACCGCTACCGGACATGCCGTGTACCCCGCCCATGCTATCCGAGAGGCGGACGGAACTGTCTGGTTGTCGGCGCTGGAAGGCTTTGAGAAGTCCGGCATCCGTGGGCAAGTCGAAGAAGATGCGTCCTTTCTGGAAATGCTCTTCACGGCGGCAAATTCACCAACCAGGATCCCGTTGGGGCTGGCCTTGTTGATTGGGGGCGTCCGCTATCAGCTTGTTTTTCAGAACATTTCCGAGACGGGCGGGGACCACATCATCAACGTGGCGTTCATCAACAGGGGAGAACCGCCCCGGCTCTGAAAGTCCGACACCCCAAAGGTCACAATAGGGGTGCAGGCGGGCCGGGTTGATGCGCGCGTAACCATCAGCACTGGGCGCGGCCCGCGCCTGTCTGTCTCGCTAGGATGGGGGAGTGAATCCGACCTTCAGCCTCCGCCCTGCCCGCACCAGTGATGTGGCCGCGATCAAGAGGCTTGTGGCGCCCTTGGCTGAGGAACGGATCCTCATGGCCAAGGAGACAGTGGCGTACTACGAAAGCCTGCAGGAATTCCGGATCGCCGAGTCTGACGAGGGTGAAGTCATTGGCTGCGGCGCCCTCCACGTGATGTGGGAGGACCTGGCCGAGATCCGCACTCTTGCCGCCGCGGGCTCCTGGCGGGGCCGGGGCGTGGGGCACGTCCTCGTAGAAAACCTGCTGGAGGAAGCCCGGGCGTTGGGGGTAAGCCGCGTGTTCTGCCTGACCTTCGAAGTGGATTTCTTCAAGCGCCACGGATTCGAAGTCATGGCCGATCAGTCTGCCGTGGATCCGCAGGTGTATTCCGAATTGCTGCGCTCGCATGATGAAGGCGTAGCAGAGTTCCTGGACCTTGCCCGGGTGAAGCCGAACACCTTGGGCAACACCCGCATGATCAAGCAGCTCTAGGCCTAACCCCCGCATCTACGCGCCGGCAAATCCCCGATCAGCCGCGTCGTTCAACCCCTCGACGATTATGCGTGATTTAATGCCCTTTTCTTATCTCAACTTGATGGATAAACTGATTGTGGCTTGCTGGGGAAGCTTCCACCACATCGGTCAATTGAGAGAAGATCATGCAGTCCCACGCGTCCTTTTCAGATGTTTCAGAACTCCAACTCAGCGTGCGCGGTCCAGTGTTCACGCCTGCCGATCCCGGCTTTGCCGCTGAAGTAGCGGCCTTCAATTTATCTACGCAACACCAGCCCGATCTCGCCTTTGGTGCCCTCGACGCAGAGGACGTCTCGGCGGCAATACGCTGGGCCGCGGAACGCGGTATGCCAGTATCTGTCCAGTCCACCGGTCACGGTGCCACCAATGCCATTGAAGGTGGCTTGCTGATCAGCACCCGCCGAATGCTCGAACTCAGTATCGACCCCCTGGAGAAGACGGCCCGCGTGGGTGCGGGCGTCCGCTGGAAGGCTGTGGTGGAACTCGCCGGGACCTTCGGATTGATGGGGCTCTGTGGGTCTACCACCGATGTTGGCGTGGTGGGCTACACGCTGGGCGGCGGATTGCCGATCCTCGGGCGCAAGTACGGTTTTGCCTCTGACCACGTGATTGCGTTCGAGATCGTCACGGCTGACGGCGTGCTGCGGAGGGTGACCAAGGACGAGGACCCGGAGTTGTTTTTCCTGCTGCGC from Arthrobacter sp. StoSoilB20 includes these protein-coding regions:
- a CDS encoding S9 family peptidase; translated protein: MDSADTHTPGEQPETPFHDMDHYLAIPRVSGLTLSPDGTRLVTTVSTLNGKGTEFASALWEIDPAGRKQARRITRSSKGEAGAAFAANGDLYFTSARPDPDSPDADPVNALWLLPADGGEARVVHSRSGGISSVMTAKDADATFVNAEVLAGSADEENDDERRKARKDNKVSAILHSGYPVRFWDADLGPAEPRIFAVEQGENQEPGKPSTVDAAAPLKLRNLTTGVGGSLRESKTVVSPDGKTIYTSMTKPLAKADSREVLAAIDVATGNIKVLLDHEGMSYFPGPVSPDNRTLVVESESDTTPTQAPQVKLHLLNVAGGETTDLEPLAQDWDRWATVLAWLPDGSGVLAKADDDGASPVFRVDVANGGVTRVTRDASAYSDVVVSSDGTTAYALRSSYEFPSEAVRIDLATGEVTRLQAPAERPVYRGHLERVETTSEDGVRVPAYLALPDGASADKPAPLLLWIHGGPLGSWNAWTWRWNPWLLVAKGYAVLLPDPALSTGYGQEFIQRGWGEWGKKPFTDLMAITDAVVARPDIDESRTAAMGGSFGGYMANWVAGQTDRFKAIVTHASLWALDQFGPTTDAAQYWLKEMTAEMAMENSPHLNVGNIKTPMLVIHGDKDYRVPIGEGLRLWYELLSSSQLPADDNGRSPHRFLYFPDENHWVLQPQHAKIWYGVVEHFLAKQVLGEDVALPEELGV
- a CDS encoding amino-acid N-acetyltransferase — its product is MNPTFSLRPARTSDVAAIKRLVAPLAEERILMAKETVAYYESLQEFRIAESDEGEVIGCGALHVMWEDLAEIRTLAAAGSWRGRGVGHVLVENLLEEARALGVSRVFCLTFEVDFFKRHGFEVMADQSAVDPQVYSELLRSHDEGVAEFLDLARVKPNTLGNTRMIKQL